The genomic DNA CGGGCGTCGTCTCGGCTCAGCACGCACGGCGGCGGGCCGCGCCGCCGCGAAGAACACGAATTCCCCCGGCTCGTTCGCCAGCTTCCACAGCTCCGGCCGCTGCCGGTGCCCCTTCGACTGCGCCGCGTCGAACACCCGCCGGTCCAGGTACTTGTGCAGCTCGCTCGCGGGGATGATCCCGTCCCCGTCCAAATCCGCGAGCCCCTTGTTGAGCCCCTCGAGCAGGTAGTAGGTGAACACGCTGTGGCCCCATTCCGGCCCCTCCAGCGCCTCCTGCTTCGGGCCGCCCGCCGTGATGAGCTGCCGCCCGCGCTCCCGCGTGATCTCCCGCAGGTACGCTTCGTCGTACTTGAGCACGCTCTTGAACTGCGTCCCGGCGATCCCCCCGTAGCACACGTCCACCAGGAACAGCACGTGCTTGGAGGGCAGCGCCTCGGCCAGGTCCCGGATCAGGGACATGGGCATGGCGGTCTCCGTCAGCTTATCCACCTCCGCGCCGACGGGCAGCAGGAAGCCCATCTCCTTCCCGCCCTTGGGCTGTTTCGTCTCCCCATGACCGGAGTAGAAGATCAGCACCCGGTCCTGCTCGCCCACCCGGTCCACGAGCTTGTCGCCCAACTCCCCGAGAATATTCCGGCGGGTGGCTTGCTTGTCGTACAGCTCGG from Nitrospirota bacterium includes the following:
- a CDS encoding caspase family protein — its product is MTRRTRLGLLLSGLVLLISVSPASADTRGVRVDGKDAAQYIAEQTGKSWAVVIGIDEYEHVRPLKYAVADAQAVAQTLRQRGFQVTELYDKQATRRNILGELGDKLVDRVGEQDRVLIFYSGHGETKQPKGGKEMGFLLPVGAEVDKLTETAMPMSLIRDLAEALPSKHVLFLVDVCYGGIAGTQFKSVLKYDEAYLREITRERGRQLITAGGPKQEALEGPEWGHSVFTYYLLEGLNKGLADLDGDGIIPASELHKYLDRRVFDAAQSKGHRQRPELWKLANEPGEFVFFAAARPAAVRAEPRRRP